The nucleotide sequence CAATCCCCAAAATGAGCATGGCAGCGCAGCAGTCATGTTCTTCAGGAATTCAGCACAGAACAAAATGTGTTATGAAGATGCATTTTGAGATTCTATTAACAGTGAAATaatgaataaaatataaaaatattgtttttgggTGTAGTTCTCCTTTAATCTGTAGTACATGGTTCTGTGTTTGACAGCTGCTGTCTACTATACAGAtgtgagagcaggaggagggtGGAGCAAAACAGACAGTACCTCAAGCTGCTCAATATGTGCTGCTTAGAATGTTCCACAAAGCTGACTTATTCACAGCTAACCGAGGACGTTTAACACAACCCTATTCTGTTGTCGTGATCCTATTTAGCTGAATCCATCATTACTGGAGGTTGAGAAAATATATCATCCTACATTTCAAGCCTAGAGCTACTTCAACCTAAACTGGTTCAAGACCTGTTTGTGCTGTCATGCCAAACAATGACAATAGGAATTGGCCAGACAGtacagacagatctgggaccaggctaacttcAACCTATCacataatatcacatttacattaaaaaaaaggcACAGTCAGTCAATGAGAAAAGTtcatttttatttctttacaGAGAAACGGCCAGCAAATGGGTTAGCTGTGGCGTGTGGATGACCTAGTTAATATAGATGATGACATAGTTCACAGCTTAGTCATTAAAAACATACACTGCGAtaatataaagaaaaacactgCATTCTGTGGACATAAAGTAGAGTATGGTGCTCTGTACAAAGACAAACTGAACAGACATTGAGACTGTTACAAACGGCACCAGATTAAGATTACGTAGAGATTATTTGATTCTGTAGTGTGGATTACTGATTGTACTGTATGCTGCATGAAGTTTGTTAATAATCCAATTGGGAAATGATGATAAAGCATTAGAAGACACAAATACGTTCTGTGCATTGTAAACTGGGTTACAGTGAATTGGCACTTTATGACTTCTGAGGAATTGACCCAAAACACATACATGAACGTTCTCACATGCATTCTGCCATAGTGAATAAGAagactctctgtctttctttgtaAGCTTTCAGTGGCCCTGATGAGCTCAGATAACAGTACAGTATGCTGCTTAGTCAATCAAAACAACTGTTCTGTCCTTACTTGTTCATGCTTGGTCCcctaggacaacacacacacgaacacacacacatctgtgtgTCGTCCTGTCTGCATGAGTCCAGCTGACGCATTACTCAGTGTGTCTGGTGTTATCTTACCCCACTTCCTTAAACCCCACATCATGACTAATCGCAATTGGTCAAGCATAGCTTCCAGGCACCTGTTGGATCAGGTGGCATTCTATTGGTCGATTGGTATCTGTTGCATCATGTGATATTCAAATAGATCTATTCTATTGGTCCCACTTTGCTTTCCTGCAACTTGGAATGGAGACAATGTTCATTATTGGTCGTCTAGGGAATGATGATATAAAATGTAGTAATGGGTTATGGAATTTCTACTGCACTTAGATCCACCACCCACCCACTTCCAAGTAACAAACATTGTGATATACCCCTGCTTTGTTACTGGTGTTTAACAACGACACGGGAAATAACAGGGGAAATAATGTGATGAACATAAATACATATTTAAGATATTTCTAACATCAAAATaacaacaaaatgaacatttaagAATTCAAATTAACAACTGAATTAAGACTGGTCCACTGATGTAAATATCTGTGTGCATTTTTAAGTTATACAGCTCAGCCtcatactgtagtgcactacttgaccagagccctatgggccctggttaaaagtagtgcactatttagggaatagggttccatatggGATTCAGCCTGTGAAAAAATCCTTAATCCCAGAGCTTCATTCCAAAAGTATCTGTTTCTCCATCTGCTTCACCAAGGACTTGGGCCTAAgcgttattctctctctctcctacacaagTCCGTGGCAGGCCTACACGCTGCTGTCTCAACGgtgcacacaacacaacaacatgtgcagacctgggtcgtgttcattaggcaccaaactgaagaaataagaaaagctcattttcCGTTGCAATATATCTTAAAACATTTCcattgtgtgccctaatgaacacaaccctgaacTTGAAGAAGGTGTGGCTGtactagatgtgtgtgtgggggggggggggggggggggtccgacTCCTCACAGAGGAATTTTGGCTCgcctttgatttgatttctttgTCAAAGTCAGTCTTTCCGTCTCTCCATGGGTaaggtaaaacaaaaaaaggTTTGTATAAAATCAGCAGGCACTTCGATATTTTTTCTTCGATATGTTCAAATTGGCACGGGGATAGCCTAGCACCCTCCAATCCTCGTCCTCCAGTTCTCACATTTCCATGagaccagggttgtgttcattgggcaccaaacaaacaaaaagggGAGGGACTACTTGGACTTGTCGAATAAGAAATGGTCATCTTCGTTGTCCGTTGCAAAACATATTGACGAACACGTCCCTGGTGAGTAATGAACAGTCACCTACGGTCTGGATAGGGTGGTGTACACCGGCTGGTCCCAGTTGGAGGTGGGGGGACTGTGGGTGGGGGGAATGGACAAACTGTTGAGGATGGGGCTCCCGTGGTACGCCCTTCTGGAGGAGTGAAAGTAAGGGTACTGGTACAGGCTGGAAGGGTAGCCTGTGTAGGGGTTGTAATAGTTGGAACTCTGGAGGTCTGTATAGTCACACTGAGAACTGGAGAAGGAGGCTGCAGCTGCGGATGACGTCACGCAGGTCTGGGCTGTGTAGGAGTGGGAGTAATCTGAGTGGGAGGGGGAGCTGTGAGAGTGACTGTCGCCGCTGTAGTGGCTGGGGCTCAGCTGCTCCGTCTTGATGTGGGCCCGGTGCTGTGGGACCGCCTCGCTAGAAGTTGAGGAAGAGGCAGACATGGTGGCACTCTTGCGGCTCCAAACGGCACCGTTCGCTGTGGCGTGGCTGTATGATGTATACGAGATAGCACCAGATGCAGGGTTTGGTCCATGGTGGCCGTGGTGGTCCACGCCTGCGCCAGCGGTGGAGGCATGGCCGTTGAGCGGTAGATACTGGTCAAACTCATGCACGTCGAAGGCCTCCATGTTGCTGATGACGTCGGTGCTGAGCTCGGAGATGTCCACGTTGCTGAAGTCGATGTTCTGTCGGCCGCTGTCCAGCAGGCGCCGTCCCTCGTGCTTCATGTCCAGTTTGCCCCCGTGGTGCAGGTCCGTTttgggggtggtggggggtgtGGGTGGACCGTGGGGTTGGCCTGGAGGATGGTGAAACAGAAACAAGTCAGCTGTGTTGAACACCACACTTGGGAATGGTCCAAGTGATCGAAATATAGTCAGATTTGATCACAATTAATTAATTGGTGAATTTAGAATGTCATGAAGCTTTGGGGACATTCTGTAAAATCTAAATATTATTAACAGTTACCGCACAATTATCTCCTAAAAAACAACAGACATTGTAAAGTATTGACTGTCCTTAGCCATTTACACGTCATAAATCCAAATTGTTGACTACATAAGATGTTAATTGTGCTATTTTGACACATTCTTTCTCATCAACTCACCTGCATGTTCAGGGTGGTGGTGTCCATCGGCTATGCCTGCCAACAATCCTGGTTCAGCCTTGTACATGTGATTCCCCAGCTCTGCACCAGAGTCGGAGTCACTCTGCCCAGGTTTCACACTTTTCCGACGCCGAGGCTGGTACTTGTAGTCGGGATGGTCTTTTTTGTGCTGCACCCGAAGTCTCTCCGCTTCCTCCACAAATGGCCGCTTCTCATTCTCTGAGAGTAAGCTATGGTAATAGTGAGAACATAACATGTAAATGAACTATTCAGTTGGTGCATTGTAATGGCCTAATTATAAAAcccatatattttttaagtagGCCTATTTAAACAGGGAAGATAATTCTGGTCATTAGGCCCACAATTATCCAATTATCCGACTTCACAGAATAGTGACTGGAGTGATGACCTAATTCGTTTCTATTTAGTGACACATCTCTTTAAAATCAGATTCAGACATTTTACTGTATCAAGTATACTTGTTTTTGTTTGATAGGCCTatgtaaattatattttttagTTATAAATATTTCCACTTGGTCCTACTTACCGCCACAGCTTCCCCAAAGTCTTACTCAGTTCCGCATTGTGCAGATGAGGGTATTGGTCCGCGAGCTTTCTGCGCGCCGCTTGCGCCCACACCATGAACGCGTTCATCGGTCTTTTGACATGGGGTTTATTTTTCAGCGAGCCATTTCCCCGAACGGGCATGGGGACGAGGGACCAGTCATATCCCTTGAGAACCTGCGACACCGCGTCACGTATGCAGGCTGGGAATCGGTCATCATCCTCGCCGTCCAGTTTCTTTCCTATACCAGCGAGGAGTGATCCATCTGATCCCGTTGGCGACGAGGGCGCATCTGAGTCGGAATCATCCTGCGACATGGAGCTCGTAGTCCCCGCCGGGCTACACGGTGGGTCGCTGATGGACTTGTCATGCTCTGCGGTCATTTTTAACATTTGATCAGCCTCAAAATGATTATATCCGGTGTAAATACTTTAGTGTCGTTTATTAATTTTTTTGTGTCTCCGACTTTTCAAGTGAAAATAATGAGCTAGAACAATTGCGCATTTTACGCACGCTGAACCATGGTAGGTAGACTCCTTCACAACATCAACAAAAACTCCGTTGTTTTCCctttctgtgtttgtttgtttttcttcgtcctgtcctgtcctgtgctgtCAGGGTGGTACAGTTCTGGACGCAGTAGTCTTCACAGTGAGTGCAGAGTTTGAGCGATAGAGGAACTTTACTTGGAGTTTGGAGCCCTCACTCCACCTTCTGCTTCTGATTGGTTGAGCCTTATCACCATTTTCGTTTCCGATTGGTTTGGGTTTTGAATGACAagtcatttgtaaaaaaaaatataataataaaatatatgtttgtgTAATAATGTTTTCATGTTTTCCTTCTCACCCCAGCATGCACTCTCTCGTTTAGTGCGGATTAGCCTACCTATTTCGCAATCGCAAATAATGAGTGAACCGTTGTTTAATGCATGGAAAACACCTCCAATGTGACGTTGACTAAACTTTATCACAAAACATGAAAGTGTCAGAAAAAAACGATTTCCAATCTTACGTCCAGTAGTGTATTTACACATCAAGGAATTGAAGTTATGTATAAAGAATAGTTCTAGAATAGTCCTCCATAAACGTACTGATATGTTTTGGTATGTCAAATATTTCGGGAAAACTTGGGAGACATACTTTACTTTTGTTCCATACTTTCTAGACTATTTCACTATTAAGTTGCATTGCATTATTCACAAATAATATGCTTTATTTCAATATCCGTATGTTAGGTAGCCTAGTAAATATGCATTTATCCTGGCCAAAAAATTACATATTTAAGCAATATTGTgatttcaaaaaatattttacataATCCTATGAACATATTATTTGTGATATTTCATTACCTTAGCAATTTGATTCCTAGTGGTCACGTAGATGATACCGAATCATATAAAACAATCTTAATGTCCTCAGTGCTCTTCTAAGTTTAAAACACTCATAAACAGATGTGTTGTATTTATTGTTTAAGATTTCATAAAAAAAACATGCTGACGCTTTTGAAAGAATTGCGTTTAAATCCTAGATAAATAATGGTAAATATGAGTTTTAAAACATCCAATGACAAAGAGAATATTTATGTCATGTTGACAAGGGGGATTTTAATTTAAACCATTGCATAGAAAACGTTTTGATATGAAATAGAAGTTTCTAGGTATTACAAATATGTAATAATATTTATCCACTTGGATTAAAGCATCACATTAACTCTCTATTCTGCACAGCCACTTCATTGTTGGAGATGAAAGTCATTCGTTTCCCGTCCTTGCGGACATTTTGACAGGGTTTTTATTCGTAGGCTAAGTTTTGTTTGGACAAAATAGACCCCGACAATCGAAATTCATTCACATGGGATAAGACTATCAGGCGAAAATATTGTAAAGAGGTAGGATATAAAAATGTCCAGGTAAAACAAATATTTCGTTGATTTCATTCGAATGGCAACAGATTTGTAATGTTATCAATTGGTCAGATATTTGTTAAAAGTTGTGGTCGGACGCTGGAATAACAATTAAAATTGGCTTCACGATAGCTTGTACATTAtttaaaaatccaaataaaatataAACTTTTTGAACGCGCAGGGAATTGAGTATTCTGTGTCCCATTCTAAAAGCTATTGAGACAAACCCGTATTAATGACAGGTATGAGAACATAACCAACTCTACACAGTCGGTTCAGCGCGGTGTCCAGTGTCGTCAGTGGTGCTCTGGCTTGTATTTCTCTAACTGCTGCGCTCTCTTGCCCATCAGACGCCGTCGGCCAATTAGGATTCGCCAGTGGCACGGTACCACCGCAAGTCAGCGCATGATATATTCCCACTTTGTGCCAGGGCAATGGAATTCAATCTGAAAATGTGAAGTACAAATGAAAAGTCATTGTGAATTGAATACATTACGgttacataggcctactaagacACATGTTTTATTGTTGAAGGTCATTCTAATAAATAACTTGTGagagttcaaatcaaatccaattgtatttgtcaccttAACGTGAAATGCCTACTcacaagccattaaccaacaatgcaattcaagaaatagacttaagaaaatattgactaaatcaaataaaaagaaacacagtaaaataacaataatgaggccaAATACAGGGGACACCTCTGGTCCTAGTTGCCTGTAACATTGCAGCCAGTCGTAAAGGTAACACAGAGACAGCACTGTTCTGAGCTTGCCAGGTTGCAAAATAAGTCAGATTCCTATGGTGAACTTAAAAGTATTGGGGGAAAAACGTTTTGAAAAGACTAAATGAAAACTTAGTCCACATGGCAATAAAAAATTAGAATAcacataaatttaaaaaataaaatgtttaacatGTGTCAGTTCAACAGCCACATAACCAGGGTGCTAATTTAATTTACACTCTCATCTCAGTTTTAGTTGCCTATGATAAGACTCATATATCCCTGTGAGGGCCAGGGTTCAGCCTGCATTTGAATTCAACACTATTAACCACCCATGTAAAGAATCCTCTTAATGTATCAAAACATAGGCCTCTGTTAGCtttagataacacagccacatcACTTACACACTGTCAGTTCAGGGACACGTAGgctactgtaaagctctttgttAACATTAtgatagtagtgactataactgcAGCCTGGTTTCACAGATGAACGAGGAAGTCCATCTCCCAAAGACAGATGTCTGTTTGTTATCCACGAGGAAAAAAAACACATCTCACTACAAATGAAAATATGAACAGGCCTCTTTATGATATTGAAGGCTAGAGAGAACGAGCAGAGGAGATAAGATGAGAGATTGAATCACTGCCTTTGTTAGTGgctttgtgtgtctctgtccccATCTACAGCTTTCATCGCCGCTCTTTCCATTGAAAAGACAAGGTATGTTTCAGTTGGCCGGCAGTTTGTTTTATTCAATGCTCACTGTAGGTGCTTAGGGAACAGCTAGGCTAGGGGAATGGGAAGCCACCCTTTGGATATCTACGAATGGAATGGACAGACAGTCGAATGGGTATTggatgggatgggagaggtctttAACAATGTGGAAGATGTTGTTGCTGTTGCTCTTCAATGCAGAATTGGATATAAAAAATGGGATGTAAAATATTGGAAATATCACAATCGTCACTGTCTTCCATACTCTATTTGGAGGTAAGAAGAATGGGCTTGTAGATTACGTCTCGGGGGATCTTTATGGGCTAACAAGATGAGAGTGAGGGAGTCCGAAAAAAAGGGTTggcctttttttttaaaaagtgtgAATGAAAATGTTTGAATACTTTGTTAGTAAAATGACTGTTGGCCATCTGCTCCCTCGGCACTGATacgaatctctctctctgtgtactgtgttttcatttcaactacaAACTAGAATCTGCTTAACACGAGTTAAAAGGCATATTTCACACCACACAAATGATGTCATCAAATTCCAGAGGGTTTTGTCATTCTTGGAGAAATTCTTTACGTCTGGAAGTTGCTTTTTATACATTTGTGGTGCTGCATGAAAGATGActggagagaggtagacagaacTGAGGGGTTTCTGTCATACACAGAGCTAGTTTAAACATGCCTCTATACTGTaatgtctgacacacacacacacacgcacacacgcacgcacgcacgcacgcacgcacgcacacacacacacacacacacacacacacacacacacacacacacacacacacacacacacacacacctatatgtTTTGGGACATGTGGGGCAACCACAGTAAGACAATACTCTCTGCAGCATATCATGGAGTTCTGTGAATGACTGAATGAATAAGAAGCATTGCGATATTCATTCTCAATGGATTCTCATGGGTCCCTGTGACCCTGCAATTGCATAAGATTGGATTATTTTGAATTTTGAAGTATAATCAGATGAGTGTAATCAAACTGCCCTAAAGAAAATACAGACTTACTTTTAACAACAAAAAATTGTAAGCAATCTGTTCACCTCTGTTGAATACTGTAAATTGATTTGGGACATTTaggataaaatatatttttaatttgatATTGATGGTCTCTGATTGCACACTTTCTGACTGACTCGGCATAACAAGCTACATATCAGAGCAGGCAACGTATTCCAGAAGCCatgtacagtacctgtcaaaggtatggagtgtgcaaatctgtcaccaaggctactttgaacaatctcaaataaaacatatgtttaacacttttttagttactacattattccatatgtgttattttatagttttgacatcttcactattattctacaatgtagaaaatggtaaacataaagaaaaacccttgaatgagtaggtgtgtccaaacttctgactggtactgtatctgaGGAAGGGAAAGTAAAAGACCAAGGCAGGACACAGAGGAAGAGCCAGGATGGCCAACGACAGTCTGCTTTCATTAAGAACAGTAGATCACCCAAACAGAGTCGGCTCTGGTGGGTCACATTGTGTTGGGAGAAGGTTCAAAGACATGTTATTGATAATAATAAAAAGTTGTCTCTGTGCAGTGTTGATAAATGGAGGTAAA is from Oncorhynchus clarkii lewisi isolate Uvic-CL-2024 unplaced genomic scaffold, UVic_Ocla_1.0 unplaced_contig_7898_pilon_pilon, whole genome shotgun sequence and encodes:
- the LOC139400147 gene encoding transcription factor Sox-8-like, which produces MLKMTAEHDKSISDPPCSPAGTTSSMSQDDSDSDAPSSPTGSDGSLLAGIGKKLDGEDDDRFPACIRDAVSQVLKGYDWSLVPMPVRGNGSLKNKPHVKRPMNAFMVWAQAARRKLADQYPHLHNAELSKTLGKLWRLLSENEKRPFVEEAERLRVQHKKDHPDYKYQPRRRKSVKPGQSDSDSGAELGNHMYKAEPGLLAGIADGHHHPEHAGQPHGPPTPPTTPKTDLHHGGKLDMKHEGRRLLDSGRQNIDFSNVDISELSTDVISNMEAFDVHEFDQYLPLNGHASTAGAGVDHHGHHGPNPASGAISYTSYSHATANGAVWSRKSATMSASSSTSSEAVPQHRAHIKTEQLSPSHYSGDSHSHSSPSHSDYSHSYTAQTCVTSSAAAASFSSSQCDYTDLQSSNYYNPYTGYPSSLYQYPYFHSSRRAYHGSPILNSLSIPPTHSPPTSNWDQPVYTTLSRP